In a genomic window of Thiolapillus brandeum:
- a CDS encoding ankyrin repeat domain-containing protein — protein sequence MKTVIPLVLLLFLLAGCDRPEKPTVPLYLAMQRGDIEQIERHIAWGSDMNRLNRDGFTPLQVAVRNGRTAIVKLLLKQGVDVGVKDAQGHDALYHAILGSHLRIADLLLKSGADMDASALLQAAAHQGISEREIYRYLSRHGADMNLRDENGDTPLLVAVRQGNHKLAKHLVSFGADVTITDARGKTPLAIANSLGLRDIAQLLQRNGAT from the coding sequence ATGAAAACAGTCATCCCCCTTGTTCTGCTCCTGTTTCTGCTGGCTGGCTGCGATAGGCCGGAAAAGCCCACAGTGCCCCTGTACCTGGCCATGCAGCGAGGCGACATCGAGCAGATCGAGCGGCACATCGCCTGGGGTTCCGATATGAACCGGCTGAACCGGGATGGTTTCACTCCCCTGCAGGTAGCCGTACGCAATGGCCGCACAGCCATCGTCAAGCTGTTGCTGAAGCAGGGTGTGGATGTCGGGGTCAAGGACGCCCAGGGCCATGATGCCCTGTATCACGCCATACTTGGATCACACTTGCGTATTGCGGATCTGCTGCTCAAGTCGGGTGCCGACATGGATGCCAGCGCCCTGCTCCAGGCAGCAGCGCATCAGGGCATCAGTGAGAGGGAGATCTACCGCTACCTCAGTCGCCATGGCGCAGATATGAATCTGCGGGATGAGAACGGCGACACTCCCCTGTTGGTGGCGGTCCGACAGGGTAATCACAAACTGGCCAAGCATCTGGTGAGCTTCGGCGCCGATGTCACCATCACCGATGCCCGGGGAAAAACACCATTGGCCATTGCAAATTCCCTGGGTTTGCGGGATATTGCCCAACTTTTACAGCGCAACGGCGCAACCTGA
- a CDS encoding Na/Pi cotransporter family protein → MTPSGQSLEIGAILMGLAGGLAIFLYGMELLTNALKASTGKRLKNLLARMTTNRFKGVVAGALVTAIIQSSSVTTVLVVGFVSAGLMHLQQSIPIIMGASIGTTITAQIIAFKITHFALLIVALGFAMQFLSRNEVIQRTGTMIFGFGLIFFGMSLMGDATSPLRDYPPFIKFLQEMKHPLYGILASAAFTAVVQSSSATTGVIIVLATQGLISLDQGIALVFGANIGTCVTALLASIGKSREALRTALVHILFNTLGVIVWFWFIPEFATFIRDISPQHPELQGIKRLAAETPRQIANAHTMFNVGNTILFIGFTAWFARLVTWLVPVTEEEKAHKVMPKYLDKTLLDTPSLALDRVRMEIGRMAEHLLPMLRKGVQLAMDGNARELSELNHMDSEVGMLHGPILDYLQELSKGNLSSREAELAHHYLAIASYYENIGDSLKLHLIHVGRKRLAEGLVVGEETRKLIEEMVDTLIQLLEKATQAVTRMNRKPARKVVKAKTEINRLAADIERHVVRRMTADAPRRRLTYQTETELLEALKRVYYFTKRIAKEVLNMDTIKKKEKQETP, encoded by the coding sequence TTGACCCCCAGCGGGCAGTCCCTTGAAATAGGCGCCATACTCATGGGCCTGGCGGGCGGCCTGGCCATCTTCCTGTATGGCATGGAACTGCTCACCAACGCTCTCAAGGCGAGCACCGGCAAGCGCCTCAAAAACCTCCTGGCGCGCATGACCACCAACCGTTTCAAGGGCGTGGTGGCGGGCGCCCTGGTGACCGCCATTATCCAGTCATCCTCTGTGACCACGGTGCTGGTGGTGGGCTTCGTTTCTGCCGGACTGATGCATCTGCAGCAGTCGATTCCCATCATTATGGGCGCCAGTATCGGCACCACCATCACTGCGCAGATCATCGCCTTCAAGATCACCCACTTTGCCCTGCTTATCGTTGCCCTGGGCTTCGCCATGCAGTTTCTCAGCCGCAATGAGGTGATCCAGCGCACGGGTACCATGATCTTTGGTTTCGGCCTGATTTTCTTCGGCATGAGCCTCATGGGCGATGCCACTTCCCCCCTGCGGGACTACCCCCCTTTCATCAAATTCCTGCAGGAAATGAAACACCCCCTGTACGGTATCCTGGCCAGCGCCGCTTTTACCGCCGTGGTGCAAAGTTCCTCTGCCACCACGGGAGTGATCATCGTTCTCGCCACCCAGGGCCTGATCTCCCTGGATCAGGGCATCGCCCTGGTGTTCGGCGCCAATATCGGAACCTGCGTAACCGCCCTGCTGGCGTCTATCGGCAAATCCCGGGAGGCTCTGCGCACCGCCCTGGTGCATATCCTGTTCAACACCCTGGGGGTTATCGTCTGGTTCTGGTTCATTCCTGAGTTTGCCACCTTTATCCGGGATATCTCGCCTCAACACCCCGAACTTCAGGGAATAAAACGCCTGGCGGCAGAAACCCCCCGGCAGATCGCCAATGCCCATACCATGTTCAACGTGGGCAATACCATCCTGTTCATTGGATTCACCGCCTGGTTCGCCCGCCTCGTAACCTGGCTGGTGCCGGTCACCGAGGAGGAAAAGGCACACAAGGTCATGCCAAAATACCTGGACAAGACGCTCCTGGATACCCCATCCCTGGCCCTGGACCGGGTGCGCATGGAAATTGGCCGCATGGCGGAACACCTGCTGCCCATGCTGCGCAAAGGGGTGCAACTGGCCATGGATGGAAATGCCCGGGAACTGTCGGAACTGAACCATATGGATAGTGAAGTGGGCATGTTGCATGGTCCCATCCTCGACTATCTTCAGGAACTGTCCAAGGGAAACCTCAGTTCCCGGGAGGCGGAACTCGCCCATCACTACCTGGCTATCGCTTCCTATTATGAGAATATCGGCGACAGTCTCAAGCTGCACCTGATTCATGTAGGACGCAAACGACTGGCGGAAGGCCTGGTGGTGGGAGAGGAGACCCGCAAGCTTATCGAGGAAATGGTGGATACCCTCATACAGCTCCTGGAAAAGGCCACCCAGGCAGTGACCCGCATGAACAGAAAGCCGGCACGAAAGGTGGTGAAGGCAAAGACCGAGATCAACCGCCTGGCCGCAGACATCGAACGCCATGTGGTGCGCCGCATGACCGCTGATGCTCCCCGGCGTCGTCTCACCTACCAGACGGAAACTGAGCTACTGGAAGCCCTGAAACGGGTTTATTACTTTACCAAACGCATCGCCAAGGAAGTGCTGAATATGGATACGATTAAGAAGAAGGAGAAACAGGAAACCCCTTAA
- the sbcB gene encoding exodeoxyribonuclease I translates to MTRSFYWHDYETWGTDPRRDRAVQFAGLRTDLDFNPIGRPLMVYASPADDMLPQPGACLVTGITPQLARAEGVCEADFFKAINDELSRPGTCALGYNSIRFDDEFTRYGLYRNFYDPYAREWQNGNSRWDIIDVVRLAHALRPEGIEWPLDENGVTSFRLEKLTAANGIEHEGAHDALVDVRATIAMARLIKEKQPRLFDYVFNNRDKRKLGQQLNIRDKRPVVHVSAKYPARLGCIAVVVPLAMHPANKNGVIVYDLRVDPRPLFELNAEQIREKLYTRTEDLEPDEVRIPLKMISLNHSPVVVPVNTLGGEAREKWDLDPQREQRHLQQILAEPDLEDKIRQVYREQPFSPVSDPDQALYGSFISNHDRRICEQVLRQDPGQLRDFHPVFEDRKLAELLFRYRARNWPDSLEAEERQRWEEYRLRRLTDYEGGGSIVLQDYRRELSRLVVDPELTSRQREVVNALLDWPDEIGVQ, encoded by the coding sequence ATGACCAGGAGCTTCTACTGGCATGATTACGAAACCTGGGGAACAGACCCGCGCCGGGACCGGGCGGTGCAGTTTGCCGGTTTGCGTACGGATCTGGACTTCAATCCCATCGGTCGTCCCCTGATGGTCTATGCAAGCCCGGCGGATGACATGCTGCCGCAGCCGGGTGCCTGTCTGGTCACAGGCATCACCCCGCAACTGGCGAGGGCGGAAGGGGTGTGCGAGGCGGATTTCTTCAAGGCCATCAACGATGAACTCTCCCGTCCGGGCACCTGTGCCCTGGGGTACAACAGCATTCGCTTTGATGATGAGTTCACCCGTTACGGCCTGTACCGAAATTTCTATGATCCCTATGCCCGGGAGTGGCAGAATGGCAATTCCCGCTGGGACATCATCGATGTGGTGCGTCTTGCTCATGCCCTGCGACCGGAGGGCATTGAATGGCCGTTGGACGAAAATGGTGTCACCAGCTTCCGTCTGGAAAAACTTACCGCTGCCAATGGTATCGAGCATGAAGGCGCTCACGACGCCCTGGTGGATGTGCGTGCCACCATCGCCATGGCCCGGCTGATAAAGGAAAAGCAGCCGCGCCTGTTCGACTATGTGTTCAACAACCGTGACAAACGCAAACTGGGACAGCAGCTGAATATACGCGACAAGCGTCCTGTGGTGCATGTATCCGCCAAATACCCGGCCCGCCTGGGCTGTATTGCCGTAGTAGTGCCCCTGGCCATGCATCCGGCCAACAAAAACGGGGTCATTGTCTATGACTTGCGGGTGGATCCCCGGCCCCTGTTTGAACTGAATGCGGAACAGATACGGGAAAAACTCTATACCCGTACGGAAGATCTGGAACCGGACGAAGTGCGAATTCCCTTGAAGATGATCAGCCTCAATCATTCTCCCGTAGTGGTGCCTGTGAATACCCTTGGAGGCGAGGCCCGTGAGAAGTGGGATCTGGATCCGCAGCGGGAACAGCGTCATTTACAGCAGATCCTGGCAGAACCGGATCTGGAGGACAAGATTCGCCAAGTGTACCGCGAACAGCCCTTCAGTCCCGTGAGTGATCCGGATCAGGCGCTCTATGGCAGTTTCATCTCCAACCACGACCGGCGGATTTGCGAACAGGTGTTGCGCCAGGATCCCGGGCAACTGCGGGACTTTCATCCTGTTTTCGAAGACCGCAAGCTTGCGGAACTGCTGTTCCGCTACCGGGCGCGCAACTGGCCGGATAGCCTGGAAGCGGAAGAGCGGCAGCGCTGGGAGGAATATCGTCTCCGGCGTTTGACGGATTACGAAGGTGGAGGCAGCATCGTTTTGCAGGACTATCGCCGGGAGTTGTCACGCCTGGTGGTGGATCCTGAACTGACATCCAGGCAGCGGGAAGTGGTGAATGCTCTTCTGGACTGGCCTGACGAGATCGGTGTTCAATAA